One window from the genome of Pempheris klunzingeri isolate RE-2024b chromosome 7, fPemKlu1.hap1, whole genome shotgun sequence encodes:
- the rsph14 gene encoding radial spoke head 14 homolog, protein MAAVLVDPSRAPVAFGRRAVPQLFEELQQPQAGRRLRALASLCDLMHDPERLYQTVTGGFLEQLEVLLKDDDPPVRAKTCELLHEVTAHNIGRQALLSSSLLPPLSQLLDDSSASCRRNVHRVLNRLSLLPAGADALLTLVPKLMLKLREEEEEEEEEEEEEEVQVLLLSTLSSCSRLDALPALASDGVSLLGRKLSHRSTNIRREAAAAMMALSVSADGKRQVCEEAVLPVLVDLLQDEDIEVRVNAAGVIMYTVIITSGKQQCLDLDVIPVLLNLVSKDKEEEEAEEEEEEDEDEERKRRRKALIMYSLRALTALAEAPDGRRLLLEQLPLLQRRSEAAEEDQDIRRAAQTAIRVVTWTP, encoded by the exons ATGGCGGCCGTCCTGGTAGACCCGAGCCGGGCTCCGGTGGCCTTCGGCCGGCGGGCCGTGCCGCAGCTGTtcgaggagctgcagcagccgcaGGCCGGCAGGAGGCTGCGGGCTCTGGCTTCACTCTGCGACCTGATGCACGACCCGGAGCGGCTCTACCAGACCGTCACCGGGG gttttctggagcagctggaggtttTGTTGAAGGACGATGATCCACCTGTCAGAGCGAAAACCTGCGAGCTGCTTCACGAGGTCACCGCCCACAACATCGGCAG ACAggccctgctctcctcctccctcctccctcctctctctcagctgctggACGACTCCTCGGCCTCCTGCAGGAGGAACGTCCACCGGGTGCTGAACCGCCTCAGTCTGCTGCCCGCAG GTGCAGACGCCCTCCTGACTCTGGTTCCTAAACTGATGCTGAAGctcagggaggaagaggaggaggaggaggaggaggaggaggaggaggaggtgcaggtgCTGCTCCTGTCCACCCTCAGCTCCTGCTCCAGGCTGGACGCCCTGCCGGCTCTGGCCTCTGACGGCGTCTCACTGCTGGGCCGCAAGCTCTCGCACCGCTCCACGAACATCCGCAGGGAGGCGGCAGCGGCCATGATGGCTCTCAG CGTTTCTGCGGACGGGAAGCGGCAGGTGTGCGAGGAGGCGGTACTTCCTGTCCTGGTCGACCTGCTGCAGGACGAAGACATAGAGGTTCGGGTCAACGCTGCAGGAGTCATCATGTACACTGTGATCATCACCtcag GTAAGCAGCAGTGTCTGGATCTGGACGTCATCCCCGTCCTCCTCAACCTGGTGTCCaaggacaaggaggaggaggaggcggaggaggaggaggaggaggatgaggatgaggagaggaagaggaggaggaaggcccTCATCATGTACTCACTGCGGGCTCTGACCGCATTGGCTGAAGCTCCTGATGGCCGACGCCTCCTGCTGGAGCAGCTTCCCCTGCTGCAAAGGAGGAGcgaggctgcagaggaggaccAGGACATCCGGCGGGCCGCTCAGACCGCCATCAGGGTCGTCACCTGGACCCCCTGA